Proteins encoded together in one Onychomys torridus chromosome 1, mOncTor1.1, whole genome shotgun sequence window:
- the Klc2 gene encoding kinesin light chain 2, with the protein MATMVLPREEKLSQDEIVLGTKAVIQGLETLRGEHRALLAPLASHEATEAEPGSQERCLLLRRSLEAIELGLGEAQVILALSSHLGAVESEKQKLRAQVRRLVQENQWLREELAGTQQKLQRSEQAVAQLEEEKQHLLFMSQIRKLDEDASPNEEKGDVPKDSLDDLFPNEDEQSPAPSPGGGDVAAQHGGYEIPARLRTLHNLVIQYASQGRYEVAVPLCKQALEDLEKTSGHDHPDVATMLNILALVYRDQNKYKDAAHLLNDALAIREKTLGKDHPAVAATLNNLAVLYGKRGKYREAEPLCKRALEIREKVLGKFHPDVAKQLSNLALLCQNQGKAEEVEYYYRRALEIYATRLGPDDPNVAKTKNNLASCYLKQGKYQDAETLYKEILTRAHEKEFGSVNGENKPIWMHAEEREESKDKRRDSAPYGEYGSWYKACKVDSPTVNTTLRSLGALYRRQGKLEAAHTLEDCASRSRKQGLDPASQTKVVELLKDGSGGRGDRRGSRDVSGGAGPRSESDLEESGPAAEWSGDGGGSLRRSGSFGKLRDALRRSSEMLVRKLQGGGPQEPPNSRMKRASSLNFLNKSVEEPVQPGGTGLSDSRTLSSSSMDLSRRSSLVG; encoded by the exons ATGGCTACGATGGTGCTTCCGCGGGAGGAGAAGCTGAGCCAGGACGAGATCGTGCTGGGCACCAAGGCTGTAATCCAGGGTTTAGAGACCCTGCGCGGAGAGCATCGTGCCCTGCTGGCTCCCCTGGCTTCTCATGAGGCAACCGAGGCCGAGCCAGGCTCGCAGGAGCGGTGCCTCCTCCTGCGCCGCTCCCTGGAGGCCATCGAGCTGGGGCTTGGGGAGGCTCAG GTGATCCTGGCGCTGTCAAGCCATCTGGGGGCTGTggagtcagagaagcagaagctgCGGGCTCAGGTGCGGCGCCTGGTACAAGAGAACCAGTGGTTGCGTGAGGAGCTGGCGGGGACGCAGCAGAAGCTTCAGCGCAGTGAACAGGCGGTGGCTCagctggaggaagagaaacagcaCCTGCTGTTCATGAGCCAGATCCGCAAGCTGGATGAAGATGCTTCCCCCAAT GAGGAGAAGGGTGATGTTCCCAAAGACTCCCTGGATGACCTGTTTCCCAATGAGGATGAGCAGAGCCCAG CTCCCAGCCCTGGAGGAGGGGATGTAGCTGCACAACATGGGGGCTATGAAATACCAGCACGACTCCGAACCCTCCACAATCTGGTAATACAGTATGCTTCACAAGGCCGCTATGAGGTGGCCGTGCCCCTCTGCAAGCAGGCACTGGAGGATTTGGAGAAGACCTCAGGCCATGACCACCCTGACGTGGCCACTATGCTGAACATCCTGGCATTGGTTTATCG GGACCAGAATAAGTACAAGGATGCTGCCCACCTGCTCAATGATGCCCTGGCTATCCGAGAGAAGACCCTGGGCAAGGACCACCCAGCT GTGGCCGCAACCCTGAACAACCTGGCTGTTCTGTATGGCAAGCGGGGCAAGTACAGAGAGGCTGAGCCACTGTGCAAGCGAGCACTGGAGATCCGGGAGAAG GTCCTGGGCAAGTTTCACCCAGATGTGGCCAAGCAGCTCAGCAACCTGGCCTTGCTGTGCCAGAACCAGGGCAAGGCTGAGGAAGTGGAGTACTACTACCGGCGTGCCCTGGAGATCTATGCCACACGCCTTGGGCCTGATGACCCCAATGTGGCGAAGACCAAGAACAACCTG gcCTCCTGCTACCTGAAACAGGGCAAGTACCAGGATGCAGAGACCCTGTACAAGGAGATCCTTACCCGTGCTCATGAGAAGGAATTTGGCTCTGTCAATG GAGAGAACAAGCCCATCTGGATGCATGCAGAGGAACGAGAGGAGAGCAAG GATAAGCGCCGGGACAGCGCCCCCTATGGGGAATACGGCAGCTGGTACAAAGCCTGTAAAGTTGACAG CCCCACAGTCAATACCACTCTTCGAAGCTTGGGCGCCTTGTACCGGCGCCAGGGCAAGCTGGAAGCTGCACACACACTGGAAGATTGTGCCAGCCGCAGCCGCAAGCAG GGCCTGGATCCTGCCAGCCAGACCAAGGTGGTGGAGCTGCTAAAAGATGGGAGTGGTGGACGAGGAGACCGCCGTGGCAGCCGAGATGTGTCTGGGGGTGCTGGGCCTCGGTCTGAGTCTGACCTGGAGGAGTCGGGGCCTGCAGCTGAGTGGAGTGGG GATGGCGGTGGCTCTTTGCGGCGCAGCGGCTCCTTTGGGAAGCTCAGGGATGCCCTGAGACGTAGCAGTGAGATGCTGGTGAGGAAGCTGCAGGGGGGTGGCCCACAGGAGCCCCCTAATTCTAG GATGAAGAGGGCTAGCTCTCTCAACTTCCTTAACAAGAGTGTGGAAGAGCCAGTTCAG CCTGGAGGCACCGGTCTTTCCGACAGCCGTACCTTGAGCTCCAGCTCCATGGACCTCTCCAGAAGAAGCTCCCTTGTAGGCTAA